From Gimesia panareensis, the proteins below share one genomic window:
- a CDS encoding GDSL-type esterase/lipase family protein — translation MLKQMPPACCRWFPFISLALCTLGILCLSAVTPAAEPASPQWQFQSELLEPIWQGDTVRGESVLFIRDLKTGQTTASLLFPPQKVLKITNSAGDITYEAGRDYLWKPGSRVIRLPSDSRIVWKFPTQLRRPANSQRHKLTHRDGHGEIFFGGRLEYHDMQTCITYTHEPVDWKEITPTFDAKALPRTIQKLRKHDTTSIVLLGDSISTGCNASGWAGGAPFQPAFPELLQENLQHHYQNRVKLTNLSVGGKDTRWALTQVDEVVKADPDLVIIAFGMNDSAGRSAEEYKANTKALMEQIRKQQPRAEFILIAPMLGNRDWIRLNHELFPQYRDALAELTKPGVALADMTSLWTEFFKQKKDWDLTGNGVNHPNDFGHRVYAQVLSTLLIPADETNSAAKTSLPPEVFSLWDGKAPIGDDQFEEADVKLTLHRPVKPNGAVIVICPGGGYQRVVTGGEGHGISAWLNQHGITGVVLEYRMPHGRSFVPLLDAQRAIRTVRANAKSWGIDPAKVGIMGFSAGGHLASTAATHFDAGNADAKDPIERQSSRPDFAILVYPVVTMGETTHGGSKKNLLGPEPTPEMIELFSNEKQVTDQTPPIFLAHAIDDKPVPIKNSQDLYAALQEKQIPSKLLELPNGGHGLNGYKGPSWDAWQKQSLEWLAELKFIPQQDAQE, via the coding sequence GTGCTCAAACAAATGCCACCTGCCTGCTGTCGTTGGTTTCCTTTCATCTCTCTGGCCCTCTGCACCCTGGGGATTCTGTGTCTTTCCGCAGTTACTCCCGCAGCTGAGCCCGCGTCACCGCAGTGGCAATTCCAATCCGAACTGCTGGAACCGATCTGGCAGGGCGATACGGTCCGCGGTGAATCAGTGCTGTTTATTCGTGATTTGAAAACGGGTCAAACGACAGCTTCGCTGCTGTTTCCCCCTCAGAAAGTGCTCAAGATCACGAATTCCGCCGGGGACATCACCTACGAAGCAGGCCGCGATTATCTCTGGAAACCGGGATCGCGTGTGATCAGACTACCCTCAGACTCACGTATTGTCTGGAAGTTCCCGACTCAACTGCGTCGTCCCGCCAACTCGCAGCGGCACAAGCTGACACACCGCGACGGTCACGGAGAAATTTTCTTCGGCGGACGCCTGGAATACCACGACATGCAGACCTGCATCACCTACACCCACGAGCCTGTCGACTGGAAAGAGATCACGCCCACCTTCGATGCCAAAGCACTCCCCCGCACAATCCAGAAACTACGCAAACATGATACCACCTCCATTGTGCTCCTGGGCGACAGCATTTCCACCGGCTGTAATGCCTCAGGCTGGGCAGGGGGCGCCCCCTTTCAGCCGGCGTTCCCCGAACTGCTCCAGGAGAACCTGCAGCACCATTACCAGAATCGTGTTAAGCTGACCAATCTTTCGGTCGGGGGCAAAGACACGAGGTGGGCGCTGACGCAGGTCGACGAGGTCGTCAAAGCGGATCCCGATCTGGTCATCATCGCCTTTGGTATGAACGACTCCGCCGGTCGTTCCGCGGAAGAATATAAAGCGAACACGAAAGCCCTGATGGAACAGATTCGCAAACAGCAGCCCCGGGCCGAATTCATTCTGATTGCCCCCATGCTGGGCAACAGGGACTGGATCCGCCTCAACCACGAACTGTTTCCCCAGTACCGCGACGCGCTGGCAGAACTCACCAAACCGGGAGTCGCCCTGGCCGACATGACCTCTCTCTGGACGGAATTCTTCAAGCAGAAGAAAGACTGGGACCTGACCGGCAACGGTGTCAATCACCCCAATGATTTTGGACATCGCGTGTATGCCCAGGTCCTCTCCACGCTGCTCATTCCCGCGGACGAAACCAATTCCGCTGCAAAGACGAGTCTGCCTCCCGAGGTCTTTTCGCTCTGGGACGGCAAAGCACCGATCGGCGATGACCAGTTCGAAGAGGCAGACGTCAAGCTCACCCTGCATCGTCCGGTGAAACCAAACGGTGCCGTGATCGTCATCTGCCCCGGTGGTGGGTACCAGCGCGTCGTGACTGGCGGAGAAGGGCACGGCATTTCCGCCTGGCTCAACCAGCATGGCATTACCGGCGTCGTCCTGGAATACCGTATGCCACACGGCCGCTCCTTCGTCCCGCTGCTCGATGCGCAGCGCGCCATCCGCACCGTCCGCGCCAATGCAAAAAGCTGGGGCATCGATCCTGCAAAAGTCGGCATCATGGGCTTTTCCGCGGGAGGGCACCTCGCCTCCACCGCCGCCACGCATTTCGATGCCGGCAATGCTGACGCGAAAGATCCCATTGAACGTCAGAGTTCCCGCCCCGACTTCGCGATTCTCGTCTATCCCGTTGTCACCATGGGTGAGACCACGCATGGCGGCTCGAAAAAGAATCTGCTCGGCCCCGAACCTACGCCCGAGATGATCGAGCTCTTCTCGAATGAAAAACAGGTCACCGATCAGACGCCCCCCATCTTTCTGGCCCACGCGATCGACGATAAGCCGGTGCCCATCAAAAACAGCCAGGATTTGTATGCGGCTCTGCAGGAGAAACAGATTCCTTCCAAACTGCTCGAACTCCCCAACGGCGGCCACGGCCTGAATGGCTACAAAGGCCCCTCCTGGGACGCCTGGCAGAAACAGTCACTCGAATGGCTGGCAGAGCTGAAATTCATTCCGCAGCAGGACGCACAGGAATAG
- a CDS encoding tyrosine-type recombinase/integrase, whose protein sequence is MPRQAKLNWDAPRNKWRVVYLGKKYRFDGGSGKSDREARKQAEAAWRATKAQLDLEAEEAKPHRTEYKNVIAEWESVLRWCIDHDEGMTAAVAREKIKALEERLAMQTPPPLGWSDRPFNGPAPLTAINERMKPVYQEAGLEPVIQVSGPTPYEHTQWQDRLETQHRRLGEASTEDTFAANVEKYLLQKRAKVAAGQLSAAWAETSRSHLEFIMEFAGSGTSVSRIDHNTVQGLYNHLLGRVAAKQMSDHYAHNVFAVFKQFVRWLVKNTSHLEMLPKNIDDHDLRISVTPREVKVLTREQIKTLMEKASPRTKLYLLLGLNSAMTQIDMAELHPNEVDWKQGIITRKRSKTGNCENVPVVSYPLWAETFELLKQERSDDPDHVLLTREGKLLRTEEINGGKYKKTDAVRLAIRRLSKKTEIEFTLKACKKTSASLLRGNRDYKGLQSLFLDHAPQTVAEIHYTTVPQELLNEAIAWLGQEMGIVKDESE, encoded by the coding sequence ATGCCACGCCAGGCAAAATTGAACTGGGATGCCCCCCGCAACAAGTGGCGGGTCGTCTATCTCGGCAAGAAGTACCGCTTCGACGGCGGTAGCGGGAAGAGCGATCGCGAGGCCAGGAAGCAGGCTGAAGCCGCCTGGCGGGCAACTAAAGCCCAGCTCGACCTCGAAGCCGAAGAAGCCAAACCCCACCGGACCGAGTATAAAAATGTGATCGCAGAATGGGAGAGTGTACTCAGATGGTGCATAGACCATGACGAAGGAATGACCGCCGCTGTCGCGAGAGAGAAGATCAAGGCCCTGGAAGAGCGACTGGCCATGCAGACTCCCCCACCGCTCGGGTGGTCAGATCGGCCCTTCAACGGCCCCGCCCCGCTTACTGCGATCAATGAGCGAATGAAGCCAGTGTATCAAGAAGCTGGCCTCGAGCCGGTCATCCAAGTCAGCGGACCGACCCCCTACGAGCATACTCAGTGGCAAGACCGGCTGGAGACCCAGCATCGTCGCCTGGGCGAGGCGAGCACCGAGGACACGTTCGCAGCGAACGTCGAGAAATACCTGCTCCAGAAACGTGCCAAAGTCGCTGCGGGGCAACTCTCGGCTGCGTGGGCTGAGACGTCGAGGTCGCACCTTGAGTTCATCATGGAGTTCGCTGGAAGCGGCACATCCGTATCACGAATCGACCACAATACCGTCCAGGGTCTTTATAACCATCTGCTGGGGCGAGTCGCGGCCAAACAAATGAGCGATCATTACGCTCATAACGTATTTGCTGTTTTTAAGCAGTTCGTCCGCTGGCTCGTTAAGAACACCTCGCATCTGGAAATGCTGCCTAAGAACATTGATGATCATGATCTGCGGATCTCTGTCACCCCACGCGAAGTGAAAGTTCTCACTCGCGAGCAAATCAAGACCCTGATGGAAAAAGCCAGTCCACGGACCAAGCTCTATCTTCTGTTAGGTTTAAACTCGGCCATGACCCAGATCGATATGGCCGAACTCCATCCCAATGAAGTTGACTGGAAGCAGGGGATCATCACACGGAAGCGGAGCAAAACAGGTAACTGCGAGAACGTGCCCGTAGTATCGTATCCGCTTTGGGCGGAGACATTCGAGCTTCTCAAGCAAGAACGTAGCGACGATCCGGATCATGTACTACTAACCCGTGAAGGGAAACTGCTCCGGACTGAGGAAATAAACGGCGGAAAGTACAAGAAGACCGATGCCGTGCGACTGGCGATCCGGAGACTCTCTAAAAAGACGGAGATCGAGTTCACTCTAAAGGCGTGCAAGAAAACTTCGGCTTCCCTGTTGCGAGGCAACCGAGACTACAAGGGACTTCAGAGTTTGTTTCTCGATCACGCCCCGCAGACTGTGGCCGAAATCCACTACACGACGGTCCCTCAAGAACTTTTGAACGAGGCCATCGCCTGGCTGGGGCAAGAAATGGGGATCGTCAAGGACGAGTCTGAGTAG
- a CDS encoding efflux RND transporter periplasmic adaptor subunit: MKVLLQLLKPVLGITIFVLIAAGFVLRDHWLPLLEQNPSGADRQAAASKKSGNKKDSEQQKIILSDQAIANLELKVKSALPVTYWKTLQVPGMIVDRPGRSDQRVISPVDGVVEKMNYFPGDTVRPGDVLYTIRILSETLLQTQTNLFKDTQNMVLAEQKRKRLETSRGAIPEARIIEAANEITRLKVAIKGFQQELLSRGFSQQQLQKIAGGNFIRELDILVPDRMTKSGLPGTSVVMKTSNKEVKLETSPTFEVQECDVDLGQQVKTGQMLCLLANHRLLAIEGRAFRNETQLLERNVREGWPVEVDFQEHASSDWPAVNQFFLIHKLMNVIDPVNRTFAFRMPLENQSRIVKQDGQDQVLWRFRPGQKVRLMIRVEKLDNVFVLPADAVAREGAEAFIFTQNVNTFYRKPVRVLERDRRHTVIANDGSLTPGSFVVQGSAEQLNRMLKSSSDNDLPPGYHIHADGSLHKNEDEGK, translated from the coding sequence ATGAAGGTACTTCTTCAATTGTTGAAGCCTGTTCTGGGAATTACGATCTTTGTTTTGATTGCTGCCGGTTTTGTTTTGCGCGATCACTGGTTGCCGCTGCTAGAGCAAAACCCGTCTGGTGCGGATCGTCAGGCTGCTGCCTCTAAGAAATCGGGTAATAAGAAAGATTCCGAACAGCAAAAGATCATTCTCTCCGATCAGGCGATTGCCAACCTGGAGTTGAAAGTGAAATCGGCCCTTCCAGTGACCTACTGGAAAACGCTCCAGGTCCCGGGAATGATCGTGGATCGTCCGGGACGCAGTGACCAGAGGGTGATTTCTCCTGTTGATGGCGTCGTTGAGAAAATGAATTATTTTCCGGGCGATACCGTTCGGCCAGGGGATGTGCTCTATACGATTCGCATTCTCAGTGAAACCCTATTGCAGACTCAGACTAATCTGTTTAAAGACACTCAGAACATGGTACTGGCGGAGCAAAAGAGAAAACGCCTGGAGACCTCACGGGGAGCGATTCCTGAAGCCCGCATTATTGAGGCCGCCAACGAGATCACCCGGTTGAAGGTGGCCATCAAGGGGTTCCAGCAGGAACTGCTCAGCCGGGGATTCAGCCAGCAGCAACTACAGAAGATTGCTGGCGGCAATTTCATCCGGGAACTGGATATTCTGGTTCCCGATCGCATGACAAAATCTGGTTTGCCCGGTACTTCCGTCGTCATGAAAACATCAAATAAAGAAGTCAAACTCGAAACATCTCCCACGTTCGAGGTCCAGGAATGTGACGTTGACCTGGGGCAGCAGGTAAAAACAGGGCAGATGTTGTGTCTTCTGGCAAATCATCGACTGCTGGCAATTGAGGGCCGCGCCTTTCGGAATGAAACACAACTGCTGGAACGTAACGTGCGAGAGGGCTGGCCGGTCGAAGTCGATTTTCAGGAACACGCTTCGAGTGACTGGCCTGCTGTCAATCAGTTCTTTCTGATTCATAAACTTATGAATGTCATCGATCCGGTGAACCGTACTTTTGCCTTCCGCATGCCCCTGGAAAATCAGTCCCGGATTGTCAAACAGGATGGACAGGATCAGGTGCTCTGGCGGTTTCGTCCCGGTCAGAAAGTACGGTTAATGATCAGGGTGGAAAAACTGGACAACGTGTTCGTGCTCCCGGCAGATGCCGTTGCCCGCGAAGGAGCGGAGGCGTTTATCTTCACTCAAAATGTGAATACCTTCTATCGCAAACCGGTGCGTGTGCTGGAGCGGGACCGCCGTCATACCGTCATTGCCAATGATGGATCGCTGACTCCCGGTTCATTTGTAGTTCAGGGTTCTGCGGAGCAGTTGAACCGCATGTTGAAGTCATCCTCCGATAATGATCTGCCACCAGGCTACCATATCCACGCGGACGGCAGTCTCCACAAAAACGAAGATGAAGGGAAATAG
- a CDS encoding DUF3147 family protein gives MYYFIKVALTAVVVVAVSEISKRSSLLGGALASLPLVSFLGMIWLYIDTGSTDKVAELSRNIFWLVLPSLSFFLLLPILLKKGVSFNASFVISTAVMIGFYLGMMLCLKKFGIDG, from the coding sequence ATGTATTATTTCATAAAGGTCGCTCTAACCGCAGTCGTGGTCGTAGCGGTATCCGAAATCTCCAAACGGAGCTCCCTGTTAGGCGGTGCTTTGGCCTCCCTCCCGCTGGTATCCTTTCTGGGAATGATCTGGCTCTACATCGACACAGGAAGTACCGACAAAGTGGCTGAACTTTCCCGCAATATCTTCTGGCTGGTTCTCCCGTCACTGTCTTTCTTTCTGTTGCTGCCAATCCTGTTGAAAAAAGGAGTCAGCTTCAATGCCAGCTTCGTAATCTCAACCGCGGTAATGATCGGCTTCTACCTGGGTATGATGCTCTGCTTGAAGAAATTCGGGATCGATGGATAA
- a CDS encoding alpha/beta hydrolase family protein, with protein sequence MMKYLPVCLLLLLLLLLFCSCFQFTESAHAETKQYNPLQQLTKQTAPPIDLTIKDQKRNRDIPLRIYLPKSEQPAPVVLFSHGLGGARTGSQYLGEHWSARGYVVVYLQHAGSDEAVWKDVPLLQRLRALKSATTLQNTVDRYQDVSAVLDQLTQWNADPQHQFHNRFDLDHIGMSGHSYGAVTTQGVSGQNWRLVGQRYTDPRIKAAVMFSPSSHGRAEPADSFGQVSIPWMLLTGTKDTSPINDTTVADRRKVYQGLPDSIDKYELVLFDAQHSAFSDGRQRRGQARRNPNHHKSILAVTTAFWDTYLRDSKQGRQWLQGIACRQQLDPQDEWQLQVSKTATGKP encoded by the coding sequence ATGATGAAGTATCTGCCCGTCTGTCTGTTGCTGTTGCTGTTGCTGTTGCTGTTCTGCTCCTGTTTCCAGTTCACAGAATCGGCACACGCAGAGACGAAGCAGTACAATCCACTGCAACAACTCACAAAACAGACGGCACCGCCGATCGATCTCACGATCAAAGATCAGAAACGAAATCGCGACATTCCCCTGCGGATCTATCTCCCGAAATCAGAACAGCCCGCGCCGGTCGTGTTATTCAGTCACGGACTGGGAGGCGCCCGCACTGGCTCTCAGTATCTGGGAGAGCACTGGTCTGCCCGCGGTTATGTCGTGGTTTATCTGCAGCACGCGGGCAGCGACGAAGCCGTCTGGAAAGACGTCCCTTTACTGCAGCGACTCAGAGCGTTGAAGTCAGCTACCACGCTGCAGAATACCGTCGATCGCTACCAGGATGTCTCCGCCGTCCTCGATCAACTCACACAATGGAACGCCGACCCACAGCATCAGTTTCATAACCGGTTCGACCTGGACCACATCGGCATGTCCGGTCATTCTTATGGCGCCGTCACCACGCAGGGCGTCAGCGGTCAGAACTGGCGACTGGTCGGACAGCGTTATACCGATCCCCGTATCAAAGCCGCCGTCATGTTCAGCCCCAGCAGTCATGGCAGGGCGGAACCGGCAGACTCCTTCGGTCAGGTTTCGATTCCCTGGATGTTACTCACCGGCACCAAAGACACTTCGCCCATCAACGACACGACGGTTGCCGATCGCCGCAAAGTTTATCAGGGGCTGCCGGACAGCATCGACAAATACGAACTCGTGCTGTTCGACGCGCAACACTCCGCCTTCTCCGATGGTCGACAGCGCCGGGGCCAGGCCAGACGGAATCCCAACCACCACAAATCGATCCTCGCCGTCACCACCGCCTTCTGGGATACGTATCTCCGCGACAGCAAACAGGGCCGCCAGTGGCTGCAGGGTATAGCCTGCCGCCAGCAACTTGACCCGCAGGACGAGTGGCAGTTACAGGTTTCGAAAACCGCGACCGGGAAACCGTGA
- a CDS encoding efflux RND transporter permease subunit, which translates to MLNSIIRLSLTHRTLVLAACVVILAYGGYLTTTLPIDVFPDLDRPRVVILTQCPGMSSEEVETLVTYPIETAILGANGVEDVRSQSSQGMNVIYIEFSWKTEPRYARQIVSERLATVPMPPGIRPIMTPQASIMGQILHVGIHRRTGPQGGTIVPVGQTGLLAERIEKEGKPYLTVWNPVERNDLDKWQKVPVQNPEWDPHNPGRMVTFNWNQRSYDVVFPTPLEERMDLRTTADWLIRPRLLKLNGIAEVIVMGGDKKQYQVLVDPIKLQEYNVSLQDVEAAVQSNNLNASGGFILSGQTERPVRIIGRLGALTNDVLEELRRAPVKMNGDRAVLLENVAEIVEGPAPKRGDASIDGHAGVVITIVKQPHADTRKLTDNVMAALHDAETSLPADIVINTKLFKLKNFIDRGIYYVEEALVIGAVLVVIVLFLFLLNLRTTFITLTAIPLSLVITTLVFRVVGVITGTELSINVMTLGGIAVAIGELVDDAIVDVENIFRRLGENNLSPDPKPAIVVVYEASREIRSAIIFGTAVVVLAFMPLFALSGVEGRLFVPLGVAYIVSILASLLVSLTVTPVLSYYLLPQAKATHEHQDGRLLRFLKWGAGFLIRFSMRHAAALLLLTWTLVGVSVWELSRLGADFLPKFDEGSVQINVTLPGGSSLKASNEASSLIDAQLVKMQKSKANPNGPILHFFRRTGRAERDEHAQPVNVGEYILTMNPEANYDRDEFLETLLSDLETNVPGVGIEAEQPLSHLISHMLSGVKAQVGIKIYGDDLDKLRELAGNVRDAITDIPGVTPPIIDPQERVDELHVVLKPEELAYFGLSREYVANFVRTALKGEAVSQVLEGQRRFDLVIKLDEPYRSDPYNLGALRLELPDGRGQIRLRELADFPGSASGPNLVNRENVRRRQTIRCNVSGRDLASTVEEIEKQVREQVELPTGYFVEFGGQFEAQRSATLLITILAAVSIAGIFIVLMMLYPSARITFQILNAIPTAFIGGVFALVLTKQTLTVASMVGFVSLGGIAVRNGILLVTHYFHLMEEEGEAFSPQMVLRGSLERLAPVLMTALTAGIALIPLVVGGNKPGLEILYPVATVILGGLVTSTFCEFFIHPGLFWKFSGKDADRLVRSETSDEELLRAATQQHI; encoded by the coding sequence GTGCTCAATTCCATAATCCGACTTTCGTTAACGCATCGTACTCTGGTTCTGGCTGCCTGTGTGGTCATTCTTGCCTACGGCGGCTACCTGACCACCACACTGCCGATCGACGTCTTCCCCGATCTCGACCGCCCGCGAGTGGTTATCCTGACGCAGTGTCCCGGCATGTCGTCCGAAGAAGTTGAAACACTGGTCACGTATCCCATCGAAACGGCCATTCTGGGGGCGAACGGGGTCGAAGATGTCCGCAGCCAGTCCAGCCAGGGTATGAACGTGATTTATATCGAGTTCAGCTGGAAGACTGAACCTCGCTATGCCCGGCAGATTGTCTCGGAACGCCTGGCAACTGTTCCCATGCCGCCTGGCATCCGTCCGATTATGACACCCCAGGCCTCGATTATGGGGCAGATTCTGCATGTGGGCATCCACCGACGCACAGGACCTCAAGGAGGGACCATAGTCCCGGTGGGACAGACAGGACTGCTGGCAGAACGCATTGAGAAAGAGGGTAAGCCATACCTCACTGTCTGGAATCCTGTGGAACGCAACGATCTCGACAAGTGGCAGAAAGTCCCGGTCCAGAATCCGGAATGGGACCCGCATAATCCTGGTCGAATGGTTACATTTAACTGGAATCAACGATCCTATGACGTCGTCTTCCCGACTCCCCTGGAAGAACGGATGGATCTGCGGACGACGGCAGACTGGCTGATCAGACCGCGGTTGCTCAAATTGAACGGCATCGCGGAAGTCATCGTGATGGGGGGAGATAAAAAACAGTACCAGGTGCTGGTCGACCCCATTAAACTTCAGGAATACAACGTTTCTCTGCAGGATGTAGAAGCGGCGGTCCAGTCGAATAATCTGAATGCCAGCGGCGGATTTATCCTCAGCGGCCAGACCGAACGCCCCGTTCGAATCATCGGTCGCCTGGGCGCGCTCACCAATGATGTACTGGAAGAGCTCCGCAGAGCGCCGGTAAAAATGAACGGCGACCGCGCCGTGCTGCTGGAGAACGTGGCAGAAATTGTTGAAGGCCCTGCCCCGAAACGGGGGGACGCCAGTATCGATGGACACGCGGGTGTGGTAATTACGATCGTCAAGCAACCTCACGCGGATACCAGGAAGCTGACTGATAACGTGATGGCGGCCCTGCACGATGCGGAAACGTCATTGCCTGCCGACATCGTCATCAATACAAAGCTGTTTAAGCTGAAAAACTTCATCGACCGGGGGATTTACTATGTAGAAGAGGCCCTGGTGATCGGTGCGGTACTGGTGGTGATTGTGCTGTTCCTGTTTCTGCTGAATCTGCGGACGACCTTCATCACGCTGACCGCGATTCCCCTGTCGCTGGTCATCACGACGCTCGTGTTCCGGGTTGTCGGGGTGATCACCGGGACCGAACTCTCGATCAATGTGATGACCCTGGGAGGGATTGCGGTTGCCATCGGGGAACTGGTCGATGATGCGATTGTGGACGTGGAAAATATTTTCCGGCGGCTGGGCGAAAATAACTTGAGCCCTGATCCGAAGCCCGCCATCGTGGTCGTGTATGAGGCCAGCCGGGAGATCCGTTCGGCGATCATCTTTGGTACCGCTGTGGTGGTGCTCGCCTTCATGCCCCTGTTTGCCCTGTCGGGAGTCGAAGGACGTCTGTTCGTTCCTCTGGGGGTGGCCTACATTGTTTCGATTCTGGCTTCCCTGCTGGTCTCGCTGACAGTGACCCCGGTATTGTCTTACTACCTGCTCCCCCAGGCCAAAGCGACTCACGAACATCAGGATGGGCGTCTGCTGCGATTTCTGAAATGGGGAGCCGGGTTTCTGATCCGCTTCAGCATGCGGCATGCTGCTGCCCTGCTGTTACTGACCTGGACCCTGGTCGGCGTCAGTGTCTGGGAATTGTCCAGACTGGGAGCTGACTTCCTTCCGAAATTCGATGAAGGGAGCGTGCAGATCAACGTGACCTTGCCGGGGGGCTCTTCTTTAAAAGCTTCGAATGAGGCCTCTTCACTGATCGATGCCCAGTTGGTGAAAATGCAGAAGTCAAAGGCTAATCCGAACGGTCCGATTTTGCACTTTTTCCGCCGGACCGGGCGGGCAGAACGGGATGAGCATGCTCAGCCTGTCAACGTGGGAGAGTATATCCTGACGATGAATCCGGAAGCAAACTACGATCGCGACGAGTTTCTGGAGACGTTACTCTCCGATCTGGAAACGAATGTACCAGGAGTGGGGATTGAGGCGGAGCAGCCGCTGTCTCACCTCATCAGTCATATGCTGTCCGGGGTCAAAGCCCAGGTCGGTATTAAGATTTATGGGGACGATCTCGACAAACTACGCGAACTGGCGGGCAATGTCCGCGATGCGATCACTGACATTCCGGGCGTGACTCCACCGATCATCGATCCCCAGGAACGCGTGGATGAGTTGCACGTGGTTCTGAAGCCGGAAGAGCTGGCTTACTTCGGTTTGAGCCGTGAATATGTTGCTAATTTCGTCAGAACAGCCTTGAAGGGAGAAGCGGTCTCGCAGGTTCTGGAGGGGCAGCGGCGGTTCGACCTGGTTATCAAACTGGATGAGCCGTATCGATCTGATCCGTATAACCTGGGGGCACTGCGGCTCGAACTCCCCGATGGCAGAGGGCAGATCCGTTTACGGGAACTGGCTGACTTCCCCGGTTCGGCCAGTGGTCCGAATCTGGTGAACCGGGAAAATGTTCGCAGGCGACAGACAATCCGCTGTAATGTATCGGGGCGCGACCTGGCCAGTACCGTGGAGGAGATCGAGAAACAGGTGCGGGAACAGGTCGAACTGCCCACCGGATATTTTGTGGAATTCGGAGGGCAGTTTGAAGCACAGCGTTCCGCCACGCTCCTGATTACGATACTGGCTGCCGTCTCGATAGCTGGGATTTTTATTGTGCTGATGATGCTCTATCCCTCGGCCCGGATCACGTTCCAGATTCTGAATGCGATACCGACGGCATTCATCGGCGGTGTCTTCGCGCTGGTCTTAACCAAACAGACCCTGACCGTTGCCAGCATGGTCGGTTTTGTGTCGCTGGGGGGGATTGCCGTCCGTAATGGTATTCTGCTCGTGACGCATTATTTTCATTTAATGGAAGAAGAGGGAGAAGCCTTCTCTCCCCAGATGGTACTGAGGGGCAGTCTGGAACGGCTGGCTCCGGTGCTGATGACCGCATTGACCGCCGGGATCGCCTTGATTCCGCTGGTAGTGGGGGGTAATAAACCGGGACTGGAAATTCTCTATCCCGTAGCGACTGTCATTCTGGGAGGGTTGGTGACGTCCACTTTCTGTGAATTTTTTATTCACCCCGGACTGTTCTGGAAATTCTCAGGCAAGGATGCCGATCGACTGGTTCGCAGTGAAACTTCAGACGAAGAACTGCTGCGGGCTGCAACACAACAACACATTTAA